A region of the Kribbella sp. NBC_01245 genome:
TCCAGGCCGACGGCGGTGATGAGGTAGTTCACCAGCCCGACATCGCGGGCGAACAGCTGCCCGAAGACGATGCCGACGGCCGCGACCGAGGTCACGTTGGGAATCAGCACGCCCATCCGGAAGAACGTCCGGGCGCGGATCCTGCGGTTCAGCAGGTTCGCGACCGCCAGGGCCATGAACAACTGGGGCACGGTGGCGATCACGAAGATGCCGACGGTGTTCCGCAGCGCGTTCCAGAAATCCGGGTCCGAGAAGAGCGCGGTGTAGTTACCGAACCCGACGAAGGTGTGTTCGCCGATCAGGTGCCAGTCGTGCAGCGACACCCAGCCGGTGTAGAGCAGCGGGAACGCCCCGAAGATCGCGAACAGCACGAAGAACGGCGTGATGAAGACGTACGGCGCGAACCTCACGTCCGCGCGAGTCAGTCGGGAGCGCCAAGGGGCCCGGTCGCCGGCAGCACGCGCTGCTGCCGACGACCGGACGACGCCGGCAAAGGTCACTTCGCCTCTTTGGCAGTGCTGTCCAGCGCCTGCTGCCAAGCCTTGTCGGGAGTGAGCTTGCCCTGTTCGACGGCCTGCATGGCCGGCTCGAAGGCACGCTCCTTGATCGCCTGGTGCTTCGGGCCGAGCACGATCGGCTTCAGCGCCTTCGCGCCGCTACCGAAGATCTTGCCGACCGGAGCGTTCGAGAAGTAGTCGTTCGTCAGGGCCAGGAAGGCCGGGTCGTCCAGCGCCTTCGGCGAGGACGGCAGCGGGCCGGCCTCCTTGAAGGCCTCGACGTGACTGGTCGGGCTGGTCAGGAACTTGGCCAGCTCATAGGCCTCCTTCGGGTGCTTGCTCTGGGCCGGAACCGTCAGCCACGAGCCACCCCAGTTGCCGCCGCCACCAGGCACCGCAGCAACGTCCCACTTACCGGCATTGGCATCGCCGGAGTTGGTCTTGATGATGCCGAGCATCCACGACGGGCACATGGTGACCGCGAAGCTGCCGTTCTTGAAGCCCGCCTCCCAGTCCTTCGACCAGGTGGGGACCTTGGCGCTGACGTCCACCATCTTCATCGAGGTGTCCCAGGCCTGCCGGACGGCCGGGTTGGAGTCGGCGATCACCTTGTTGTCGCGGTCGTAGAAGTTCGTCTCACCGGCCTGCGACAGCATCGCGCTGAAGCTGGTGGTGACGGAGTCGACGA
Encoded here:
- a CDS encoding carbohydrate ABC transporter permease, producing the protein MTFAGVVRSSAAARAAGDRAPWRSRLTRADVRFAPYVFITPFFVLFAIFGAFPLLYTGWVSLHDWHLIGEHTFVGFGNYTALFSDPDFWNALRNTVGIFVIATVPQLFMALAVANLLNRRIRARTFFRMGVLIPNVTSVAAVGIVFGQLFARDVGLVNYLITAVGLDAVDWQANAWSSWIAIAVMVDWRWTGYNTLILLGAMQAISKDLYEAAALDGASPRQQFWRITVPMLRPTLVFTVIISTIGGLQLFTEPVIFGNGKMLGGTLGQFQTVTMYMYETAFQRFQYGYGAAIAWALFGLIVVFSLVNLLIVKRAGGWAR
- a CDS encoding ABC transporter substrate-binding protein, translating into MSQTKRFLVVTAAAVTALGMVGACSKNTEGTTPAADGQVKLVVDTFGDFGYKALAAQYEKDHPNVKIELRNTVKLDDYKPKLTQWLAAGSGAGDVVALEEGILNEFKTQPQNFSNLLDHGAAELETNFLPWKWELGKAGDGAVIGLGTDVGGLAVCYRKDLFGKAGLPTDRDAVSKLWPTWDAFISTGGKFTAAKTGAKGFVDSVTTSFSAMLSQAGETNFYDRDNKVIADSNPAVRQAWDTSMKMVDVSAKVPTWSKDWEAGFKNGSFAVTMCPSWMLGIIKTNSGDANAGKWDVAAVPGGGGNWGGSWLTVPAQSKHPKEAYELAKFLTSPTSHVEAFKEAGPLPSSPKALDDPAFLALTNDYFSNAPVGKIFGSGAKALKPIVLGPKHQAIKERAFEPAMQAVEQGKLTPDKAWQQALDSTAKEAK